One region of Brassica napus cultivar Da-Ae chromosome A10, Da-Ae, whole genome shotgun sequence genomic DNA includes:
- the LOC106372161 gene encoding sister chromatid cohesion protein SCC2, whose amino-acid sequence MSNPSSSGWDSSSNLTQFGIGLANTVQSDVASHLPLPSLPIFCGSTQPGEFKLFDEVGEGVGGNRSLNRSEILSQSRRIANMLEETDVSYLDLRNEARALNCNSVEPLQLYDQVLRCNPGAFEYATPGPTCEPVGTDEEPQQRSSEPSVPVKFQRQADHHLGGSIEPEPVKKVLRSNHAEDHNWHSKPLINQSPRDDITTLDSRPETVTMNESSASKKSKGKKKRKDGAGPGASSVQPDSSVLQESIVKSFCEMLEDFCGRAEIPGDDRDGAEWSVVPVDEVRVLVAELMTIRSKMLLHMVPVDILSRLLHTLDHQIHRAEGLSINSEHSDSYSVGLVLGALESIHASLAVMANSDMPKQLYKEEVIERILEFSRHQMMAVMSAYDPSYRSASKPADNVAFEGDDDDDPDPDMSSASKRRRTGKSGKVKKSGVNRISGAVNTALQKLCTILCLLKDLLFVERLSDSCILQLLKTSTTTFLVENIQLLQLKAISLIGGIYNSYAQHRTYVIDELSQLLWKLPSSRRVLRTYLLPDEEQKQIQMVTALLIQLVHNSTSLPETLRQASCANSILETPVDDDYLTKCHEAVTETCCLFWTRVLERFASAKAQDASEIKMMIENLVNDLLTALNLPEYPSVSPILEVLCVILLHNGGLKSKDVSARSMAIDLLGTIAARLKQDSVLCSGDRFWALLESDTETKLDQSVTKDCALCLGKRAGNLLGCQICQRRFHADCLGLKEVDIPSRNWHCPFCISKRQLLVLQSYCKMDTKGTVMLESEEDPNMVTQTEVVQQMLLNYLQDAGSVDEVHTFICWFYLCLWYKDVPKSQKKFKYYIARLKAKSIIRNSGATTSFLTRNAIKKITLALGLNSSFSRGFDKILHMLLASLRENSPVIRAKAMRAVSIIVEADPEVLCDKRVQLAVEGRFCDSAISVREAALELVGRHIASHPDVGLKYFEKVAERIKDTGVSVRKRAIKIIRDMCTSNPNFSEFTSACAEILSRISDDESSIQDLVCKTFYEFWFEEPPGHHTQFASDASSIPVEVETKTKQMVGLLRRTPNHQLLVTIIKRALALDFLPQATKAAGINPVALASVRRRCEMMCKCLLENILQVEELSRGEGDVQVLPYVLALHAFCLVDPGLCTPASDPTKFVITLQPYLKSQVDSRIGAQLLESIIFIIDSVLPMIRKLPFSVTEDLEQDLKHMIVRHSFLTVVHACVRCLCSVSKLSGKGVSVVEHLLQFFLKRLEAQGPDNNQIAGRSLFCLGLLIRHGNSLISTSGGRKFNLSGCLSLFKRHLRVEDFSLKVRSLQALGFILIARPEYMLEDDIGKIIESTLSDEANGRMKMQALQNMYDYLLDAEKQLGSDKAGDITVNPIEQGGHTVPVAAGAGDTNICGGIVQLYWDKILGRCLDFDDQIRQIALKIVEVVLRQGLVHPITCVPYLIALETDPLEANQKLAHHLLMNMHEKYPAFFESRLGDGLQMSFIFMQSISHVSSESNQNLQQKGSTNMSGKNDHTNTTLTQARLGVSRIYKLIRGNRISRNKFMTSIVRKFDNPTWSGSVISFLMYCTETLALLPFTTPDEPLYLVYSINRVIQIRAGAIESNLKALLHKDSAKPQHGNGTYQQDPIPGQIHMMDLNTRIQEEPTHWNSYGQVDLNGIVYQDPRDQFNSYQIHNGEANVNKMTSSDPPALSTDDLQKIQVDCLSAIALQLLLKLKRYLKVTYSLNDDRCQAYSPTEPLKPGDPLSKQNVAFDLSETRTDLPSTYQDLVLRYQEFKNAMREDTLDYTIYSSNVKRKRPTPRKSSRSAKKAVAYNEDDDDDDDGDRGWNGGGSSGMTSRRLNYSTRNSNRR is encoded by the exons ATGAGCAACCCAAGCAGTTCGGGATGGGATTCAAGTTCGAATTTGACTCAGTTCGGGATCGGTTTGGCCAATACAGTGCAATCGGATGTTGCTTCTCACTTGCCGCTCCCCTCGTTACCCATATTCTGCGGCTCGACTCAGCCTGGGGAGTTCAAGCTGTTCGATGAGGTTGGCGAAGGTGTTGGCGGCAACAGGTCGTTGAACCGCAGCGAGATTCTCTCGCAGTCTAGGAGAATCGCGAATATGCTTGAAGAAACTGACGTTTCTTATTT GGATCTTAGAAACGAGGCTAGAGCGCTGAACTGTAATTCTGTGGAGCCTTTGCAGTTATATGACCAAGTTCTACGATGCAATCCTGGAGCATTTGAGTATGCCACCCCTG GTCCGACCTGCGAACCAGTCGGTACCGATGAAGAGCCTCAACAGAGAAGTTCTGAGCCAAGTGTTCCTGTCAAGTTTCAACGACAGGCCGATCATCATCTAGGTGGGAGTATCGAGCCTGAGCCTGTGAAAAAGGTATTACGATCAAATCATGCTGAAGATCATAATTGGCATTCCAAACCTTTGATAAACCAGTCACCAAGAGATGATATTACAACTCTTGACTCTCGACCTGAAACGGTCACCATGAAT GAATCTTCTGCTTCGAAGAAGTCAAAGGGCAAGAAGAAACGTAAAGATGGCGCTGGCCCTGGCGCGTCTTCAGTTCAGCCAGATTCATCCGTGCTTCAAG AGTCCATCGTTAAAAGCTTTTGTGAGATGCTGGAGGACTTCTGTGGCAGAGCTGAAATCCCTGGTGATGATAGGGATGGAGCAGAGTGGTCAGTAGTGCCTGTTGATGAAGTTCGTGTTCTTGTGGCTGAGTTGATGACTATAAGGTCAAAAATGCTTTTGCATATGGTACCTGTTGATATTCTGTCGAGGTTATTGCACACTCTGGATCATCAGATACATAGGGCAGAAGGCTTGTCCATCAATAGTGAGCAT TCAGATTCATATTCAGTGGGGTTGGTTCTTGGTGCCCTTGAGTCCATCCATGCATCGCTTGCAGTGATGGCAAACAGTGATATGCCAAAGCAACTCTACAAGGAAGAG GTAATTGAGAGAATTCTGGAGTTTTCTAGGCACCAAATGATGGCTGTTATGTCTGCTTATGATCCATCATACCGCAGCGCAAGTAAACCGGCAGATAATGTGGCATTTGAAG gtgatgatgatgatgatcccgATCCTGACATGAGCTCAGCTAGTAAAAGGCGACGAACGGGAAAAAGTGGCAAAGTGAAAAAGTCGGGAGTGAACAG GATCTCTGGAGCAGTGAATACTGCATTACAGAAACTTTGCACTATTCTTTGCTTACTCAAGGACCTGTTGTTCGTAGAAAGGCTGTCTGACAGTTGCATTTTACAACTGTTGAAGACGAGTACTACAACATTTTTGGTGGAAAATATCCAACTTCTGCAACTCAAAGCAATTAGCTTAATTGGTGGT ATATATAATTCATACGCTCAACACCGAACGTATGTGATAGATGAGTTATCTCAATTGCTATGGAAGTTACCTTCCTCAAGACGAGTGCTGAGAACGTATCTTCTCCCtgatgaagaacagaagcaGATTCAAATGGTCACGGCTTTACTCATTCAGTTGGTTCACAACAGCACAAGCCTTCCTGAAACACTGAGACAGGCTTCATGTGCAAACTCCATACTGGAGACGCCCGTTGATGATGACTACCTAACTAAATGTCATGAGGCGGTTACAGAAACATGTTGCCTTTTCTGGACTCGTGTCCTTGAACGATTTGCCAGTGCAAAGGCTCAAGATGCCTCTGAGATAAAAATGATGATTGAGAACCTTGTTAATGATTTACTGACAGCATTGAATCTTCCTGAATATCCATCAGTGTCTCCGATTCTTGAG GTTCTCTGCGTCATACTTCTGCATAATGGAGGGTTGAAATCAAAAGATGTCTCTGCCCGGTCAATGGCCATCGACTTGCTAGGTACAATTGCTGCAAGGTTGAAACAGGATTCTGTCCTCTGCAGTGGAGACAGATTCTGGGCGCTACTAGAATCAGATACTGAAACCAAACTTGACCAATCTGTTACAAAAGATTGCGCTCTATGTTTAGGTAAAAGGGCTGGGAACTTATTAGGCTGTCAAATTTGTCAAAGGCGGTTTCATGCAGACTGTTTGGGTTTAAAGGAAGTAGACATTCCAAGTCGAAATTGGCATTGTCCGTTTTGCATAAGCAAGAGACAACTTCTTGTACTGCAGTCTTACTGCAAGATGGACACCAAGGGCACTGTTATGTTGGAGTCAGAAGAAGATCCAAATATGGTTACACAGACAGAAGTGGTGCAACAGATGCTCTTAAATTATCTTCAGGATGCTGGATCTGTTGATGAAGTGCATACTTTCATTTGCTG GTTTTATCTTTGCCTTTGGTATAAAGATGTCCCAAAATCTCAGAAGAAATTCAAATATTACATTGCCAGACTCAAAGCGAAGTCAATAATCCGTAACTCTGGAGCAACTACTTCGTTCTTGACAAGAAATGCtattaagaaaattactttAGCTCTTGGACTTAACAGCTCTTTTTCTAGAGGATTTGATAAGATTCTACACATGCTCCTG gCTAGTTTAAGAGAGAACTCTCCCGTTATTAGGGCCAAAGCTATGCGAGCA GTTAGTATAATTGTTGAAGCTGATCCGGAGGTATTGTGTGATAAGCGTGTTCAGTTGGCTGTTGAAGGAAGGTTCTGTGATTCTGCAATATCTGTTAGAGAAGCGGCACTGGAACTTGTTGGTAGGCATATTGCATCACATCCTGATGTTGGTTTAAAG tatTTTGAGAAGGTAGCTGAAAGGATAAAGGATACTGGAGTGAGTGTTCGAAAACGAGCCATCAAGATAATACGTGATATGTGTACTTCAAATCCCAACTTCTCTGAATTTACAAGTGCATGTGCCGAGATATTATCTCGTATCAGTGATGATGAGTCTAGTATACAG GATCTTGTGTGCAAAACTTTCTATGAATTCTGGTTTGAGGAGCCTCCAGGGCATCATACTCAGTTTGCTAGTGATGCTAGCTCCATTCCAGTGGAAGTGGAAACGAAAACTAAGCAAATGGTGGGGTTGTTAAGGAGGACCCCGAATCACCAGCTTCTTGTAACAATTATTAAGCGTGCCCTGGCCCTTGATTTTTTGCCTCAAGCAACTAAAGCTGCTGGTATCAACCCAGTTGCTCTTGCATCGGTACGCCGGCGCTGCGAGATGATGTGCAAGTGCTTACTGGAAAATATATTACAG GTAGAAGAACTGAGCCGTGGAGAGGGAGACGTGCAAGTGCTTCCTTATGTACTTGCTTTGCATGCTTTCTGTCTGGTGGATCCTGGGCTGTGTACACCGGCTTCAGACCCTACGAAGTTTGTTATTACCCTACAGCCGTATTTGAAGAGTCAG GTTGATAGTAGAATAGGAGCACAGTTACTAGAGAGTATTATTTTCATTATCGATTCTGTTCTACCCATGATCCGCAAGCTTCCTTTTAGTGTCACAGAAGATCTGGAGCAAGATCTAAAGCATATGATTGTTCGGCATTCATTTCTAACGGTTGTTCATGCATGCGTTAG GTGTCTTTGTTCTGTGAGTAAATTGTCGGGAAAAGGTGTTAGTGTAGTTGAGCATCTTCTTCAGTTCTTTTTAAAGCGGCTGGAGGCCCAAGGGCCTGATAACAACCAG ATTGCTGGGCGGTCCCTTTTTTGTCTTGGCTTGCTTATTCGCCATGGAAACTCTCTTATTAGCACCTCAGGTGGCAGGAAATTTAATCTCTCCGGCTGTCTCAGTTTGTTCAAACGACATCTTCGCGTGGAAGATTTTTCGTTGAAAGTCAGGTCTCTGCAG GCTCTAGGTTTTATTCTAATTGCGCGGCCTGAGTACATGTTGGAAGACGACATTGGAAAGATAATCGAGAGTACGTTATCTGATGAAGCAAACGGGCGTATGAAG ATGCAAGCATTGCAAAACATGTATGATTACCTTCTTGATGCGGAAAAACAATTGGGATCCGATAAAGCTGGTGATATCACGGTTAACCCAATTGAGCAAGGTGGACATACTGTACCTGTGGCCGCTGGTGCAGGTGACACCAACATTTGCGGAGGCATTGTGCAGTTGTATTGGGATAAGATATTAGGTAGATGCTTGGACTTTGATGATCAAATTCGCCAGATTGCTCTCAAG ATAGTGGAAGTTGTGCTACGTCAAGGTCTTGTTCATCCTATTACATGTGTTCCTTATTTGATTGCCCTGGAGACAGATCCTCTGGAGGCCAACCAAAAGCTGGCCCATCATTTACTAATGAATATGCATGAGAA GTATCCGGCATTTTTTGAAAGCCGTCTCGGTGACGGACTTCAAATGTCGTTCATTTTCATGCAATCGATAAGCCATGTCTCTtcagaatcaaatcaaaatcttCAGCAGAAGGGTTCAACAAACATGTCGGGAAAAAATGATCATACTAATACTACTCTCACACAAGCTAGACTTGGAGTCTCTAGGATCTACAAGCTTATCCGTGGAAACCGGATTTCTCGGAACAAGTTTATGACATCTATTGTTCGCAAGTTTGATAATCCAACCTGGAGTGGCTCAGTGATATCCTTTCTGAT GTATTGCACTGAAACCCTTGCGTTACTTCCATTCACAACACCTGATGAGCCGCTCTATCTTGTATATTCCATAAACCGAGTTATACAAATCCGGGCTGGTGCAATCGAGTCAAATTTGAAGGCTTTGTTACACAAAGATTCCGCAAAGCCTCAGCATGGAAATGGAACGTACCAACAAGATCCGATTCCTGGACAGATTCACATGATGGACTTGAACACAAGAATCCAAGAAGAACCAACGCATTGGAATTCGTATGGTCAAGTTGATCTCAATGGAATTGTATACCAAGATCCGAGGGATCAGTTTAATTCATATCAAATCCATAATGGGGAAGCAAATGTGAACAAAATGACATCATCCGATCCTCCTGCATTGTCCACCGATGATCTGCAGAAAATTCAG GTTGATTGCTTATCAGCTATAGCTTTACAACTTCTTTTGAAGCTCAAGAGATACTTAAAAGTCACGTACAGCTTAAATGATGACCGGTGCCAA GCCTATTCTCCAACGGAACCATTGAAACCAGGAGATCCTCTGTCCAAACAGAATGTTGCCTTTGACCTCAGCGAAACTCGTACTGACTTGCCTTCAACATATCAAGACTTGGTTCTGAGATATCAG GAGTTTAAGAACGCGATGAGAGAAGATACACTTGACTACACCATTTATTCATCAAACGTCAAGAGAAAACGCCCAACACCAAGAAAAAGCTCAAGATCTGCTAAGAAAGCAGTAGCCTACAATGAggacgatgatgatgacgacgatGGTGACAGAGGCTGGAATGGAGGAGGAAGCAGTGGTATGACTTCTCGGAGACTAAACTACAGTACCAGAAATAGCAACAGAAGGTGA
- the LOC106372160 gene encoding biotin carboxyl carrier protein of acetyl-CoA carboxylase 2, chloroplastic: MASLSIVPYAKISAPSRRVGSIPGIRRQLKPSGISFHVSHVSQTQSTVWRLHATTNEKVVSNSTPVTNGGCLNGNVKTNVPEPAEELSDFMSKVSGLLKLVDSRDIVELELKQLDCEIVIQKKEALQQQATQPPAPVYHSMMPPPPMAGLPMPPSPPVSLPAPSSAPATEKPATAPSSSHPPLKSPMAGTFYRSPGPGEPPFVKVGDKVQKGQVVCIIEAMKLMNEIEAEKSGTITELLAEDGKPVSVDTPLFTIVP; the protein is encoded by the exons ATGGCGTCATTGTCGATAGTACCTTACGCCAAGATCTCTGCTCCTAGCCGGCGGGTCGGATCTATCCCTGGGATCCGACGGCAGCTTAAACCCAGTGGAATCTCTTTTCACGTCTCCCATGTATCTCAG ACTCAATCTACAGTGTGGAGGTTGCATGCGACAACCAACGAG aAGGTTGTCTCTAACTCTACACCAGTGACTAACGGTGGGTGTTTGAACGGAAACGTCAAGACCAATGTTCCTGAACCCGCCGAGGAGCTCTCTGACTTTATGTCTAAAGTCTCTGGTCTTCTGAA GCTTGTGGATTCTAGAGATATAGTGGAACTTGAGCTGAAGCAGCTCGACTGTGAGATTGTTATTCAAAAGAAAGAAGCCCTGCAGCAACAAGCTACACAACCACCAGCTCCAGTTTATCACTCGATGATGCCTCCCCCTCCAATGGCAGGCCTTCCAATGCCTCCATCTCCACCAGTGTCTCTTCCTGCTCCCTCCTCAGCTCCTGCAACAGAAAAACCAGCAACTGCCCCATCCTCTTCTCATCCACCACTGAAGAGTCCTATGGCTGGTACTTTCTACAGATCTCCTGGACCCGGTGAACCCCCTTTTGTCAAG GTTGGAGATAAGGTGCAGAAGGGTCAAGTTGTTTGCATTATTGAAGCTATGAAACTGATGAACGAGATTGAG GCTGAGAAGTCCGGAACCATCACCGAGTTACTGGCTGAAGATGGAAAACCGGTCAGCGTTGATACG CCTCTGTTTACCATCGTTCCTTGA